In one Fusarium falciforme chromosome 5, complete sequence genomic region, the following are encoded:
- a CDS encoding GMC-OxRdtase-N domain-containing protein, whose protein sequence is MDQGDQWAEIAGDRRWSWEGMLSYFKANETFIPSATQKSLQEENEDLHGTDGPIMVSHPSNSGKPRDYPLRQDMARFHQALGAKLIPENNAGSAIGYTEAAQSNYDGQRQFAAKAYPFGPNVTVWAESETKNRGSVKLNSSDPADSPVVDPALLASPTDKEILYAAVCSTMTAMKNLEGLDAVEYTIDEALRHGLSDDAVAAG, encoded by the exons ATGGACCAGGG TGATCAGTGGGCGGAGATTGCTGGAGATAGACGCTGGTCTTGGGAAGGGATGCTGTCGTACTTCAAGGCCAATGAAACATTCATCCCGTCAGCGACACAGAAAAGCTTGCAGGAGGAGAATGAGGATCTTCACGGCACCGATGGACCTATCATG GTCTCTCACCCAAGCAACTCTGGTAAACCTCGAGATTACCCCCTCCGACAGGACATGGCCCGGTTTCACCAGGCCTTGGGTGCGAAATTGATCCCTGAGAACAATGCTGGTAGTGCTATCGGTTACACAGAGGCTGCACAGTCCAATTATGATGGCCAGAGACAATTCGCTGCCAAGGCTTACCCATTCGGTCCCAATGTCACTGTATGGGCCGAAAGCGAA ACTAAGAATAGAGGATCAGTGAAGCTCAACTCAAGTGACCCTGCTGATTCACCAGTTGTCGACCCGGCCCTTCTGGCTTCGCCGACTGACAAAGAAATTCTATATGCCGCTGTATGCTCAACCATGACCGCAATGAAAAACCTTGAGGGTCTAGACGCAGTCGAGTACACTATCGACGAAGCTCTTCGACATGGCTTGTCAGATGATGCTGTGGCGGCAGGGTGA
- a CDS encoding Methyltransf-11 domain-containing protein produces MASDQENISKSQSKSLPFPGYFSALAANYAQQTGNSTRTAFNLVFDDLNSIEPITKDSVVHDNAAGPGTATSVLVDRLPADGLPHVLVTDNVPPMVQAAKDSFTAWPTIETRVLDSQNLEGIPDDHFTHSILNFSAFTFADPLKGLKEIHRTLKSPGLAALLVWKRFGAGEVVHAAQALVRPDLPPMKVPNPQFFEEGYLQKITAEAGFDPSKMQLSQWTIIVKGPELDDGLKKFILSDFTRPARAGWTDEEVSRWPEAVDKAIQKEIDAYGGVKFESWVVLASK; encoded by the coding sequence ATGGCTTCTGATCAGGAAAACATCTCCAAGTCTCAGAGCAAGAGCCTGCCGTTCCCCGGGTATTTCTCAGCCCTCGCCGCAAACTATGCTCAACAAACAGGCAACAGCACGCGCACCGCGTTTAACCTGGTGTTTGACGACTTGAACTCCATCGAGCCCATCACCAAGGACTCGGTAGTTCATGACAATGCCGCCGGCCCCGGAACAGCAACTTCTGTCCTCGTCGATAGACTCCCCGCTGATGGCCTGCCTCACGTCCTAGTCACCGACAATGTGCCCCCAATGGTCCAGGCCGCCAAGGACTCGTTTACTGCCTGGCCTACAATTGAAACTCGAGTGCTGGACTCGCAAAACTTGGAGGGCATCCCCGACGATCACTTCACGCACAGCATCCTCAACTTTAGCGCCTTTACCTTTGCAGACCCCCTCAAGGGCCTTAAGGAGATTCACCGCACCTTGAAGTCGCCCGGTCTGGCGGCTCTTCTTGTATGGAAGCGCTTCGGCGCTGGTGAGGTGGTCCACGCGGCTCAAGCTCTCGTGCGGCCGGACCTCCCCCCAATGAAGGTCCCCAATCCCCAGTTCTTTGAAGAAGGGTACCTACAGAAGATCACCGCCGAGGCTGGATTTGACCCTTCCAAGATGCAATTGTCGCAGTGGACTATCATTGTCAAGGGACCTGAACTGGACGATGGTCTGAAGAAGTTTATCCTGAGCGACTTTACACGCCCAGCTCGTGCTGGGTGGACGGATGAGGAGGTCAGCAGGTGGCCCGAGGCTGTTGATAAGGCGATTCAGAAGGAGATTGATGCATATGGTGGTGTCAAGTTTGAGTCTTGGGTTGTTCTGGCTAGCAAGTGA